In Selenomonas sp. TAMA-11512, a genomic segment contains:
- the sstT gene encoding serine/threonine transporter SstT codes for MLYKLGKKYAETALIKLIIVGLIIGIGIGMYAPNLVPAVSVFGDIFVRALKGIAPVLVFILVMNALAQKNSDASSSMKPIVRLYILATFAASIVAVAFSFLFPSVLHLQATASDIAPPSGIIEVLHTVILNVVDNPIHALVNANYIGILWWGALAGIALHDAADETKEMLSDFARSVIKLVRWVIRFAPFGIMGLVADSVGTSGIDALLSYIHLLAVLIGAFLSVALIMNPIIVFFHIKRNPYPLVWTTIKESGMYAFFTRSSAANIPINMTLCKRLRLSEDTYSLSIPLGATINMSGAAITIAVLSLAAAHTLGIHVDLPTALLLCVVSTIGACGASGVAGGSLLLIPVACSSFGIPNDIAMQVVGIGFIIGVLQDSTETALNSSSDVLFTATAEFHERYKAGTLKAEDLTPRD; via the coding sequence TTGCTTTATAAACTCGGTAAAAAATATGCTGAAACAGCTCTCATCAAGCTCATCATTGTTGGTCTTATTATCGGCATCGGCATTGGTATGTATGCGCCCAATCTCGTTCCGGCTGTCTCCGTTTTCGGGGATATCTTTGTTCGTGCACTAAAGGGCATCGCACCTGTTCTCGTATTCATTCTTGTCATGAATGCACTTGCGCAGAAGAACTCGGATGCGAGCTCCTCCATGAAGCCCATCGTCCGCCTTTATATACTGGCGACCTTTGCGGCTTCTATTGTTGCTGTCGCGTTCTCTTTTCTCTTTCCCTCCGTACTGCATTTGCAGGCGACTGCATCGGATATTGCCCCTCCGTCCGGCATCATTGAAGTTCTGCACACGGTCATTCTAAACGTCGTTGATAACCCGATTCACGCACTTGTCAATGCGAACTACATAGGCATCCTCTGGTGGGGCGCACTGGCAGGCATTGCACTGCATGATGCCGCGGATGAGACAAAAGAGATGCTGTCTGATTTTGCTCGCTCCGTCATCAAGCTTGTCCGTTGGGTCATCCGCTTTGCGCCTTTCGGTATCATGGGGCTTGTCGCCGACTCCGTCGGTACGAGCGGCATTGACGCGCTTCTCTCCTACATCCATCTTTTAGCCGTCTTGATTGGTGCATTCCTCTCCGTTGCTCTTATCATGAATCCGATTATTGTCTTTTTTCACATTAAGCGCAACCCATACCCACTTGTCTGGACCACCATCAAAGAGAGCGGTATGTACGCCTTCTTTACACGCAGCTCCGCGGCAAATATCCCAATCAATATGACCCTCTGCAAGCGTCTCCGCCTCTCGGAGGACACGTATTCTCTCTCCATCCCCCTCGGCGCAACCATCAATATGTCCGGTGCCGCAATCACCATTGCCGTCCTGTCTCTGGCTGCGGCGCATACCCTCGGCATACATGTGGATCTGCCGACAGCCCTCCTTCTTTGTGTCGTTTCCACCATAGGCGCCTGCGGCGCTTCCGGAGTTGCCGGCGGTTCGCTTCTCTTGATTCCGGTCGCCTGCTCGTCCTTCGGTATACCCAATGACATTGCCATGCAGGTTGTAGGTATCGGCTTCATCATCGGCGTACTGCAGGATTCCACGGAGACAGCGCTCAACAGCTCTTCCGATGTCCTTTTCACGGCAACGGCTGAGTTTCACGAGCGATACAAGGCAGGTACATTAAAGGCAGAAGATCTTACACCAAGAGATTAA